The Nocardioides humi genome includes a region encoding these proteins:
- a CDS encoding helix-turn-helix domain-containing protein — protein MPDSPVSPRFLTLADVAEVLNTSSAQVYALVRRGELPAIKIGGRGQWRVEGSRLEEYIKQQYRETEQYVAEHPFVESDAD, from the coding sequence ATGCCCGACAGTCCGGTCAGTCCGCGGTTCCTGACGCTCGCCGACGTCGCCGAGGTGCTCAACACCTCGAGCGCGCAGGTCTACGCGCTCGTCCGCCGCGGTGAGCTGCCGGCGATCAAGATCGGCGGCCGCGGCCAGTGGCGGGTCGAGGGCAGCCGGCTGGAGGAGTACATCAAGCAGCAGTACCGCGAGACCGAGCAGTACGTCGCCGAGCACCCCTTCGTGGAGTCCGACGCCGACTGA
- a CDS encoding S1C family serine protease, which translates to MNDVPDPDHEPTEPLEPLEPLDPVEPVHTQWAPPAPGAVPAPGAAPAPDPAPAPAPAPGLASPSGTVPEPTTPLPGLAPSLLPPPPVPPDLTVRMPASHADRSRSRLPGWVIPVVAAVALVVGLGGGLLGALAYDRISEDSPAGPGYSGDGLAGVDLEDSPPLAAPGSVADVAQAVLPSTVQIIAEYGGEAAGASGSGWVMDGDGHIVTNNHVVADAAQNNGPIVVVDHDRNRYDAEVVGRSPIYDLAILYVEDHDGLKPAKLGHSAKLQVGEPVVAIGSPLSLPDTVTSGIVSFLHRPVTTGSSRDSQSWIDAIQTDAAINPGNSGGPLVNQKGEVVGVNSAIATAGGGSIDSEAGNIGVGFAIPVEQVRVTADQILKTGKAQYPLIGAEVKTGGIPGGDGAELSKINSGSPAEKAGLRKGDVITHVNGSRVTDGNALIVAIRTHQPGETIEFTFTRGSDEKKVEVTLDGQEG; encoded by the coding sequence GTGAACGACGTGCCCGACCCCGATCACGAGCCCACCGAGCCGCTGGAGCCGCTGGAGCCGCTGGACCCGGTCGAGCCCGTCCACACCCAGTGGGCCCCGCCGGCCCCCGGCGCCGTCCCGGCCCCGGGCGCCGCGCCGGCGCCCGACCCCGCGCCGGCTCCCGCGCCGGCGCCCGGCCTGGCGTCGCCGTCGGGCACGGTCCCCGAGCCCACGACCCCTCTCCCGGGCCTGGCGCCGTCCCTGCTCCCGCCTCCGCCCGTGCCGCCCGACCTGACGGTCCGGATGCCCGCGTCGCACGCCGACCGCAGCCGTTCCCGGCTCCCGGGCTGGGTGATCCCCGTGGTCGCCGCCGTCGCCCTGGTCGTCGGCCTCGGCGGCGGCCTGCTCGGCGCGCTCGCCTACGACCGGATCTCCGAGGACTCGCCCGCTGGCCCGGGCTACTCCGGCGACGGCCTCGCCGGCGTCGACCTCGAGGACTCCCCGCCGCTGGCCGCTCCCGGCTCGGTCGCCGACGTCGCCCAGGCGGTGCTGCCGAGCACGGTCCAGATCATCGCCGAGTACGGCGGCGAGGCGGCCGGCGCGAGCGGCTCCGGGTGGGTGATGGACGGCGACGGCCACATCGTGACCAACAACCACGTCGTCGCCGACGCCGCCCAGAACAACGGTCCGATCGTCGTCGTCGACCACGACCGCAACCGGTACGACGCCGAGGTGGTCGGCCGCAGCCCCATCTACGACCTGGCGATCCTCTACGTCGAGGACCACGACGGGCTGAAGCCCGCCAAGCTGGGCCACTCGGCGAAGCTCCAGGTCGGTGAGCCGGTCGTCGCCATCGGCTCCCCGCTGAGCCTGCCCGACACCGTCACCTCGGGCATCGTCAGCTTCCTCCACCGCCCGGTCACCACCGGCTCCTCGCGGGACTCCCAGTCCTGGATCGACGCCATCCAGACCGACGCGGCGATCAACCCCGGCAACTCCGGCGGCCCGCTGGTCAACCAGAAGGGCGAGGTGGTCGGCGTCAACTCCGCCATCGCCACCGCGGGCGGCGGCTCGATCGACTCCGAGGCCGGCAACATCGGCGTCGGCTTCGCCATCCCGGTCGAGCAGGTCCGGGTCACCGCCGACCAGATCCTCAAGACGGGCAAGGCGCAGTACCCGCTGATCGGCGCCGAGGTGAAGACCGGCGGCATCCCCGGCGGCGACGGGGCCGAGCTCAGCAAGATCAACTCCGGCAGCCCCGCCGAGAAGGCCGGCCTGCGCAAGGGCGACGTGATCACCCACGTCAACGGCAGCCGGGTCACCGACGGCAACGCCCTCATCGTCGCGATCCGCACCCACCAGCCCGGGGAGACGATCGAGTTCACCTTCACCCGCGGCTCGGACGAGAAGAAGGTCGAGGTCACCCTCGACGGCCAGGAGGGCTGA
- a CDS encoding anti-sigma factor family protein — protein MIGHLGNRVSALLDGQLSAREAEEAWSHVYTCHACRDLVEREGWVKTRLAGLCEGERGAPSDLKGSLLSMPPGGALLAGHEPHPAHRRTSTGVVMIGGSAIGAAMLGVLALGFAPGTAPPADRRPPASQINTTVPSPSGTPLRVPGSTSAPGTLGTIVPVPLRRMLP, from the coding sequence GTGATCGGCCACCTCGGGAACCGGGTCAGCGCGCTGCTCGACGGCCAGCTCTCCGCTCGGGAGGCCGAGGAGGCGTGGTCCCACGTCTACACCTGTCACGCCTGCCGCGACCTGGTCGAGCGGGAGGGCTGGGTGAAGACCCGCCTGGCCGGGCTGTGCGAGGGCGAGCGCGGCGCGCCGTCCGACCTCAAGGGCTCGCTGCTGAGCATGCCCCCCGGCGGCGCCCTGCTGGCCGGCCACGAGCCGCACCCCGCGCACCGTCGTACCAGCACGGGCGTCGTGATGATCGGCGGCAGCGCGATCGGCGCGGCGATGCTCGGCGTCCTCGCCCTGGGCTTCGCCCCCGGCACCGCCCCGCCGGCCGACCGCCGCCCGCCGGCCAGCCAGATCAACACCACCGTGCCGAGCCCGTCCGGGACACCGCTGCGCGTGCCCGGCAGCACCAGCGCACCGGGAACCCTCGGCACGATCGTGCCGGTGCCGCTGCGCCGGATGCTGCCCTGA
- the sigE gene encoding RNA polymerase sigma factor SigE, translated as MREPVDPHPQPTGQGRSELDWGRIVEEHSDRVYRLALRLTGNRHDAEDLTQEVFVRVFRSLHTYTPGTFEGWLHRITTNLFLDQARRKQRIRFDALSDERAARLASASPAPDLAYADQTFDDDVAAALASLPPDFRAAVVLCDIEGLSYEEIAEILGAKLGTVRSRIHRGRALLRTALAHRAPADGRTRYAGPAPLSVAGGATT; from the coding sequence ATGAGGGAGCCCGTCGATCCCCACCCCCAGCCCACCGGGCAGGGGCGGTCCGAGCTGGACTGGGGGCGCATCGTCGAGGAGCACTCCGACCGTGTCTACCGGCTCGCCCTGCGGCTGACCGGCAACCGCCACGACGCCGAGGACCTCACCCAGGAGGTCTTCGTCCGCGTCTTCCGCTCGCTGCACACCTACACGCCCGGCACCTTCGAGGGCTGGCTGCACCGGATCACCACCAACCTCTTCCTCGACCAGGCCCGCCGCAAGCAGCGGATCCGCTTCGACGCGCTGTCCGACGAGCGCGCCGCCCGGCTCGCGAGCGCCTCGCCGGCCCCCGACCTGGCGTACGCCGACCAGACCTTCGACGACGACGTGGCCGCCGCGCTCGCGTCCCTGCCGCCCGACTTCCGTGCGGCCGTCGTCCTCTGCGACATCGAGGGCCTCAGCTACGAGGAGATCGCCGAGATCCTGGGCGCCAAGCTGGGCACCGTCCGCTCGCGGATCCACCGCGGCCGGGCGCTGCTGCGCACCGCGCTGGCCCACCGGGCGCCTGCCGACGGACGGACCCGGTACGCCGGTCCGGCGCCGTTGTCCGTCGCCGGGGGAGCCACGACGTGA
- a CDS encoding O-methyltransferase, with product MAPTPINATSWTFADTYVAEDDVLAAARARAEEVGVTPIGAGTGSTLRFLAAALEARAVVEIGTGTGVSGVWLLRGMRPDGVLTTVDVEAEHQRLAKESFKDAGVAPQRVRTIAGSALDVLPRLTDGHYDIVFADGDKREYAAYLSEALRLLRPGGVVAFDNALWHDRVADPAQRDDETVAIRELVQQVAATEGLVPALLPVGDGLLVAKKEWVPEGD from the coding sequence GTGGCTCCGACACCGATCAACGCGACCAGCTGGACCTTCGCCGACACCTATGTCGCCGAGGACGACGTCCTCGCCGCCGCCCGGGCGCGCGCCGAGGAGGTCGGCGTGACCCCGATCGGCGCCGGGACCGGCTCCACGCTGCGCTTCCTGGCGGCCGCCCTCGAGGCGCGTGCCGTGGTCGAGATCGGCACCGGCACCGGCGTCTCCGGCGTCTGGCTGCTGCGGGGCATGCGCCCCGACGGCGTGCTGACCACTGTCGACGTGGAGGCCGAGCACCAGCGGCTGGCGAAGGAGTCCTTCAAGGACGCCGGCGTCGCGCCGCAGCGGGTCCGCACCATCGCGGGCTCCGCGCTCGACGTGCTCCCCCGGCTGACCGACGGCCACTACGACATCGTCTTCGCCGACGGCGACAAGCGGGAGTACGCCGCCTACCTGTCCGAGGCGCTGCGCCTGCTCCGCCCCGGCGGCGTGGTGGCGTTCGACAACGCGCTGTGGCACGACCGGGTCGCCGACCCGGCCCAGCGCGACGACGAGACGGTCGCGATCCGCGAGCTCGTGCAGCAGGTCGCGGCGACCGAGGGCCTGGTGCCGGCGCTGCTGCCGGTCGGCGACGGGCTGCTGGTCGCGAAGAAGGAGTGGGTCCCCGAGGGGGACTGA
- a CDS encoding leucyl aminopeptidase family protein gives MLLGPGADELADELGLDLVGIAEVHGLTGATAEVAVVPVPDGAPANPALRMLLLVGVGAARPIDLRRAGAAMAKAARDRAAVATSIPAVAEDTSPDDPVALEAFVAGTMLGTFVFHWRSTGPEHQPVRRVVLAGATTDRAALERAVALGGAGWRSRLLATVPSNLKNPAWLAAQAEEIAAASGLDVRVWDEGDLDRDGFGGILAVGAASATPPRLIRLDYTPAGVSARAAKRLPVVVLVGKGITFDSGGLSIKPAASMGSMKRDMTGGAVVLATMAALADVDCPVRVVGLVAAAENAISGSALRPGDVIRHHGGRTTEVGNTDAEGRLVLADALAYAVSELSPAVVVDVATLTGAVKVALGQQVGGLFANDDALAAVLDAAGARAGEPVWRFPLYRGYEDKLASKVADAANDPGGAGAITAALFLQPFVGDVPWAHLDIASVGDVEKEWHEWTVGPSGFGSRLLLSWLGSAEPLSGVGA, from the coding sequence GTGCTGCTCGGGCCCGGGGCCGACGAGCTGGCCGACGAGCTCGGCCTCGACCTGGTCGGCATCGCCGAGGTGCACGGTCTCACCGGCGCCACCGCCGAGGTCGCGGTGGTCCCCGTCCCCGACGGCGCGCCCGCCAACCCCGCCCTGCGGATGCTGCTGCTCGTCGGCGTCGGCGCCGCCCGGCCGATCGACCTGCGCCGCGCGGGCGCCGCGATGGCCAAGGCGGCGCGCGATCGGGCCGCCGTCGCCACCTCGATCCCCGCTGTCGCCGAGGACACCTCGCCCGACGACCCCGTCGCGCTCGAGGCGTTCGTGGCGGGCACCATGCTCGGCACGTTCGTCTTCCACTGGCGCTCGACCGGCCCCGAGCACCAGCCCGTACGACGGGTGGTGCTCGCCGGCGCGACCACGGACCGGGCCGCCCTGGAGCGCGCGGTCGCGCTCGGCGGCGCGGGCTGGCGCTCGCGGCTGCTGGCGACCGTGCCCTCGAACCTGAAGAACCCCGCGTGGCTGGCCGCGCAGGCCGAGGAGATCGCGGCGGCGAGCGGGCTCGACGTACGCGTCTGGGACGAGGGCGACCTCGACCGCGACGGCTTCGGCGGCATCCTCGCCGTCGGCGCCGCGTCCGCGACCCCGCCTCGCCTGATCCGCCTCGACTACACACCCGCCGGCGTCTCGGCCCGCGCGGCGAAGAGGCTCCCCGTCGTCGTCCTCGTCGGCAAGGGCATCACCTTCGACTCCGGCGGCCTGTCCATCAAGCCCGCCGCGTCGATGGGCTCGATGAAGCGCGACATGACCGGCGGCGCCGTGGTCCTCGCGACCATGGCCGCGCTCGCCGACGTCGACTGCCCGGTGCGGGTGGTCGGCCTGGTCGCGGCCGCCGAGAACGCCATCTCCGGCAGCGCCCTGCGCCCCGGCGACGTGATCCGCCACCACGGCGGGCGCACCACCGAGGTCGGCAACACCGACGCCGAGGGCCGCCTGGTCCTCGCCGACGCCCTGGCGTACGCCGTCAGCGAGCTGAGCCCCGCCGTCGTCGTCGACGTCGCCACTCTCACCGGCGCGGTCAAGGTCGCCCTCGGCCAGCAGGTCGGCGGCCTGTTCGCCAACGACGACGCCCTCGCCGCCGTGCTCGACGCCGCCGGCGCGCGCGCCGGCGAGCCGGTCTGGCGCTTCCCGCTCTACCGCGGCTACGAGGACAAGCTCGCCTCCAAGGTCGCCGACGCCGCCAACGACCCGGGCGGCGCCGGGGCCATCACGGCGGCGCTGTTCCTCCAGCCCTTCGTCGGCGACGTGCCGTGGGCCCACCTCGACATCGCCTCGGTCGGCGACGTGGAGAAGGAGTGGCACGAGTGGACCGTCGGTCCCTCGGGCTTCGGCTCCCGGCTGCTGCTGTCGTGGCTCGGCTCGGCCGAGCCGCTGTCCGGCGTCGGGGCGTAG
- a CDS encoding DUF3117 domain-containing protein codes for MAAMKPRTGDGPLEVTKEGRGIVMRVPLEGGGRLVVELNAEEAAALGDALKNVIG; via the coding sequence ATGGCGGCGATGAAGCCTCGGACCGGCGACGGTCCGCTCGAGGTCACCAAGGAGGGTCGCGGCATCGTGATGCGCGTCCCGCTCGAAGGTGGTGGCCGACTCGTGGTCGAGCTCAACGCCGAGGAGGCTGCCGCGCTCGGCGACGCGCTCAAGAATGTCATCGGCTGA
- a CDS encoding DUF6278 family protein: MSHPMMWVFAVLIVLAMGGVALLAAGRGEPMAPAYDDRPDALVPADRPVRADDLRRVRFSLAVRGYRMTEVDALLTRLAAEMERTAAPASVPAPATLVRLVAEKWAAEHPAGADILDFSAESVDQVESSLDQWSRQPERGLAVDESDVWAAGAYLGEVLVRAVPGACWSQQVAYDGVPVVEMPSGRLANPLGRAMERFDGDEADSVIAFVRAALAAEQRVV, encoded by the coding sequence ATGTCCCACCCGATGATGTGGGTGTTCGCCGTCCTCATCGTGCTGGCGATGGGCGGTGTCGCCCTGCTCGCCGCCGGCCGCGGCGAGCCGATGGCGCCGGCGTACGACGACCGGCCGGACGCGCTCGTCCCGGCGGACCGGCCCGTGCGGGCCGACGACCTGCGCCGGGTCCGCTTCTCGCTGGCCGTCCGGGGCTACCGGATGACCGAGGTCGACGCGCTGCTCACCCGGCTGGCGGCCGAGATGGAGCGGACGGCCGCGCCGGCGTCCGTGCCCGCCCCGGCCACCCTGGTGCGGCTGGTCGCCGAGAAGTGGGCCGCCGAGCATCCCGCCGGAGCCGACATCCTCGACTTCTCCGCCGAGAGCGTCGACCAGGTCGAGTCCTCCCTCGACCAGTGGTCGCGGCAGCCCGAGCGCGGCCTGGCCGTGGACGAGAGCGACGTGTGGGCGGCGGGCGCCTACCTCGGCGAGGTCCTGGTCCGCGCCGTCCCCGGGGCGTGCTGGTCCCAGCAGGTGGCGTACGACGGCGTGCCGGTCGTCGAGATGCCGTCGGGCCGCCTCGCGAACCCGCTCGGCAGGGCGATGGAGCGCTTCGACGGCGACGAGGCCGACAGTGTGATCGCCTTCGTCCGGGCCGCGCTGGCCGCCGAGCAGCGGGTGGTGTGA
- a CDS encoding TIGR00730 family Rossman fold protein: protein MTRRSGPGPRPSAGRPEGSTTDQRLLDSRGDSGWVHTDPWRVLKIQAEFVEGFNDLAEIGPAISVFGSARIPAEHPAYDIGVRVGAALTKAGFAVITGGGPGAMEAANRGAMEAGGESIGLGIELPWEAKLNDYITFGLNFRYFFVRKMMFVKYSQGYIVLPGGLGTLDELFEAMTLSQTLKITQFPIVLMGTEHWRGLIEWMQGSMLEDARIKQSDIDMLTLTDDVDEAVALMVAARDRHG from the coding sequence ATGACCAGGCGCAGCGGACCCGGACCCCGCCCGAGCGCGGGCCGTCCCGAGGGCTCGACCACCGACCAGCGGCTGCTCGACAGCCGCGGCGACAGCGGCTGGGTGCACACCGACCCGTGGCGCGTGCTGAAGATCCAGGCCGAGTTCGTCGAGGGCTTCAACGACCTCGCCGAGATCGGCCCGGCCATCTCCGTGTTCGGGTCCGCCCGCATCCCGGCCGAGCACCCGGCGTACGACATCGGCGTCCGGGTCGGCGCGGCGCTCACGAAGGCCGGGTTCGCGGTCATCACCGGCGGCGGCCCTGGCGCCATGGAGGCCGCCAACCGCGGCGCCATGGAGGCCGGCGGCGAGAGCATCGGCCTGGGCATCGAGCTGCCCTGGGAGGCCAAGCTCAACGACTACATCACCTTCGGGCTGAACTTCCGGTACTTCTTCGTCCGCAAGATGATGTTCGTGAAGTACAGCCAGGGCTACATCGTGCTGCCCGGCGGCCTCGGCACCCTCGACGAGCTGTTCGAGGCGATGACGCTCTCGCAGACCCTCAAGATCACCCAGTTCCCGATCGTGCTGATGGGGACCGAGCACTGGCGCGGGCTGATCGAGTGGATGCAGGGCTCGATGCTGGAGGACGCGCGGATCAAGCAGTCCGACATCGACATGCTCACCCTGACCGACGACGTCGACGAGGCCGTGGCGCTGATGGTCGCGGCCCGCGACCGGCACGGCTGA
- the dapE gene encoding succinyl-diaminopimelate desuccinylase has translation MPAPPPRIDLATDVVRLTRQLVDIESVSRDEQVIADAVEEALRPLPHLTVTRRGHTVVARTDLGRPSRVVIAGHLDTVPVNDNLPSRLDEQAGILHGLGTCDMKGGDAVILKLAATLTAPVHDVTYVLYEAEEIEAAYNGLRLLGESDPGLLEADFAILMEPSNAGVEAGCQGTLRVDVRTTGERAHSARSWRGVNAIHGAAEVLARLHAYDARRPVIDGLEYHEGLNAVAIRGGVAGNVIPDECVVTVNFRFAPDRSEAEALAYVRDFFDGFEVTLTDSAPGALPGLDRPAARAFVDAVGGQVAPKFGWTDVARFTVLGVPAVNYGPGDPMLAHKQDEHVEVAQIVRCEQQLRAWLTTTDKEQA, from the coding sequence GTGCCTGCTCCACCGCCGCGGATCGACCTCGCCACCGACGTCGTCCGCCTGACCCGCCAGCTGGTCGACATCGAGTCGGTCAGCCGCGACGAGCAGGTGATCGCCGACGCGGTCGAGGAGGCGCTGCGGCCCCTGCCGCACCTCACGGTGACCCGCCGCGGCCACACCGTCGTCGCGCGGACCGACCTCGGCCGCCCGAGCCGGGTGGTGATCGCCGGCCACCTCGACACCGTGCCGGTCAACGACAACCTGCCCAGCCGTCTCGACGAGCAGGCGGGGATCCTCCACGGGCTCGGCACCTGCGACATGAAGGGCGGCGACGCGGTCATCCTCAAGCTCGCCGCGACCCTCACGGCACCCGTGCACGACGTGACCTACGTGCTCTACGAGGCCGAGGAGATCGAGGCGGCGTACAACGGGCTGCGGCTGCTGGGGGAGTCCGATCCCGGGCTCCTCGAGGCGGACTTCGCGATCCTCATGGAGCCGTCGAACGCCGGCGTCGAGGCCGGCTGCCAGGGCACCCTGCGCGTCGACGTGCGGACGACGGGCGAGCGGGCCCACTCCGCGCGCAGCTGGCGCGGGGTCAACGCGATCCACGGCGCCGCCGAGGTCCTCGCCCGGCTCCACGCGTACGACGCCCGCCGGCCCGTGATCGACGGGCTGGAGTACCACGAGGGGCTCAACGCGGTCGCGATCCGCGGTGGCGTCGCCGGCAACGTGATCCCCGACGAGTGCGTGGTGACGGTCAACTTCCGCTTCGCCCCCGACCGCTCCGAGGCCGAGGCGCTGGCCTATGTGCGGGACTTCTTCGACGGCTTCGAGGTGACCCTCACCGACAGCGCCCCCGGCGCGCTGCCCGGCCTGGACCGGCCCGCCGCCCGCGCGTTCGTCGACGCCGTGGGCGGCCAGGTGGCGCCGAAGTTCGGCTGGACCGATGTCGCCCGGTTCACCGTCCTCGGCGTGCCGGCGGTCAACTACGGACCCGGGGACCCGATGCTGGCCCACAAGCAGGACGAGCACGTCGAGGTCGCCCAGATCGTGCGCTGCGAGCAGCAGCTGAGGGCGTGGCTCACCACCACCGACAAGGAGCAGGCATGA
- a CDS encoding GAF and ANTAR domain-containing protein → MSHTGGEVHEPPGPDDELVQVFGSIAALTYAGSSTDEVHQAVLHAATRLVPGVDHASLMMLRRDRFVTVAATDAVARAIDQAETRLREGPCIDAILDEGMYLDPDLAVGSAWPRLSRFVLDRTPVRGAAGVRIVVDQQKIGALNLWSDTPGRLDAASADRAMVLAPFASLAVAADHHREQAATLREGLRSNREIGKAIGLLMAFHKVDETRAWAILRETSRDLNEKVSAVAQTIVDYHNSPW, encoded by the coding sequence ATGAGCCACACCGGCGGCGAGGTCCACGAGCCCCCCGGACCGGACGACGAGCTGGTGCAGGTGTTCGGCTCGATCGCGGCGCTGACGTACGCCGGCTCCTCGACCGACGAGGTGCACCAGGCGGTCCTCCACGCGGCGACGAGGCTCGTCCCGGGGGTCGACCACGCCAGCTTGATGATGCTGCGGCGTGACAGGTTCGTCACGGTCGCGGCGACCGACGCCGTGGCCCGGGCCATCGACCAGGCCGAGACCCGGCTGCGTGAGGGGCCGTGCATCGACGCGATCCTCGACGAGGGGATGTACCTCGACCCCGACCTCGCCGTGGGCTCCGCGTGGCCGCGGCTGAGCCGGTTCGTGCTCGACCGGACGCCGGTGCGAGGAGCGGCAGGGGTTCGGATCGTCGTGGACCAGCAGAAGATCGGTGCGCTGAACCTCTGGAGCGACACCCCGGGACGCCTCGACGCGGCCTCCGCGGACCGCGCGATGGTGCTCGCGCCGTTCGCCTCGCTGGCCGTCGCCGCCGACCACCACCGTGAGCAGGCCGCCACCCTGCGCGAGGGCCTGCGCAGCAACCGGGAGATCGGCAAGGCCATCGGCCTGCTGATGGCCTTCCACAAGGTCGACGAGACCAGGGCGTGGGCGATCCTCCGCGAGACGAGCCGTGACCTCAACGAGAAGGTGTCCGCGGTTGCGCAGACGATCGTCGACTACCACAACTCGCCCTGGTGA
- a CDS encoding PaaI family thioesterase, whose amino-acid sequence MHPLARSWIDDVLAGSPVARALGIEVLDARPEEVRLGLAFRDDLTTVPGVLHGGVVATLVDVAGAAASASGLTTDDGATGGATTQLDISYVAAATGDLTATASVLSRTRSTTHSQVVVHDAGRQVVATAQVTSRIFH is encoded by the coding sequence ATGCACCCCCTCGCGCGCTCCTGGATCGACGACGTCCTGGCCGGCTCGCCGGTCGCCCGCGCCCTCGGGATCGAGGTGCTCGACGCCCGCCCGGAGGAGGTCCGCCTCGGTCTCGCGTTCCGCGACGACCTGACCACCGTGCCGGGCGTCCTGCACGGCGGCGTGGTCGCGACCCTGGTCGACGTCGCCGGTGCCGCCGCGTCCGCCTCCGGGCTCACCACCGACGACGGCGCGACCGGCGGCGCCACCACCCAGCTGGACATCTCCTACGTCGCAGCCGCCACCGGCGACCTGACCGCGACGGCCAGTGTGCTGAGCCGGACCCGCTCCACGACCCACAGCCAGGTCGTCGTCCACGACGCCGGCCGTCAGGTGGTCGCGACCGCCCAGGTGACCAGCCGCATCTTCCACTGA